TCCTTTCGAGTGCGTTCAGGATGATGAGCGGGATCAGTTTTTCGGGGAAATGATAGGGGCCATAATTATTGGAGCAGTTGGAGATGGTAACCGGCAGACCATAGGTGTGGTAATACGCCCTCACCAGGTGGTCCGAGGCGGCCTTGGACGCCGAGTAAGGACTTCTGGGGTCATATGATGTCGTTTCAAAGAAGGCCCCTGTGTCGCCGAGAGAACCATACACCTCATCGGTGCTGATATGGTGAAAGCGCACATCCGATCTTCCTGTCCAAAGCTGACGACTTGCCTCGAGCAGGTTGAATGTTCCGTTGATGTTTGTTTCAACAAACTCTTTGGGTCCGAAGATGGACCGGTCAACATGGCTTTCGGCGGCGAAATGGACAATGCTGTTTATTTTGAATTTCGTGACGACCTGTTTGACCTTTTCGTAATCCAGGATATCGCCGCGTTCGAAAAAATAGTTTTCCCCGCCGAATTTATTTTCAATGTCAGTCAGATTCAGAAGGTTCCCGGCATAGGTAAGCTTGTCGTAATTGACGATCGTGCCCTTGAAATCCGTTTTATCCAAAACATACCTGATAAAATTGGACCCGATAAAGCCGGCTCCGCCGGTTACCAGGATATTTGCTGTTCCCGGGACCAGGTCTTGTTCCGATTTTGTGCTCTTGCTGTTATTCATGAACCGATGCGCTTTCTCGTAAGAATGAACGGACTGTTTCTTCCCAGGATGGGATAGCAACATTAAGATGGTTTGCAAGCTTGCTGTTGCTCATGGCCGAAAACTTCGGCCGTTGTGCGGGAAGATTGAATGAATCCATGGCCACGGGCCTGATGAATTTATCCACGCCGATCGTGCTCAAGATCAGCCGTGCCCATTCATACCGTGAGCAGAAACCGCTGTTCGTCAGATGGTATCGACCGGTCATGCCCTGCCCGATCGCTTTGAGCGTAATATCCACCACCGTACCGGTATAGGTGGGCACCGAGAACTCATCACAGGCGATCTTCAGATATTCGTTGTTCTTGGCCCATTCAATAAGTTTATATATGAAATTCTGTTTCCCGGCGCCGAAAACCCAGCTCAGCCTGAGGACCAGGCATTGGTCCAGTTCTTCCAAAACAGAAAGTTCCCCGGCAAGCTTGCTTTTGCCATATTCATTCAGCGGATTCACCGGGTCGCTCTCAAGGTACAAGCCGCTCTCCTTGGTTCCGTCGAAGACATAGTCCGATCCGAAATGCACCAGGATCGCTTTCTGTGATGCGGCAGCTTGAGCGAGGTTTTTCGGGCCTGTTGCGTTTACCGCGAATACCCTATCCCCGTCCTGCTCCGCTTTGTCAACGAGGTTGTAGGCAGCGCAGTTGATGATGACATCGGGTTTCAGTGTTGCAACGACATTTGCAATGACCTTCTGGTTCGTGATGTCAAGCTGAGACTCATCAGGAGCGCTGAAGTCTATCGATCGTTCTTCAAACCGCTTAATGAAGGCCTGCGCCAGTTGTCCGTTTTTACCGGTGATGAGATATTTCATGGGGACCGATTATATCCTGACCCGGACAAGCCGGAACCAAAAGGGCGTCTCTCGCAGAGCACGCGGAGGACGCAGAGTAAAATCAAACCGGTGAGTCATTTTTTACGAGAGCATTTATTAGCTTTCCTCTGCGAACTCTGCGTCTCTGCGAGAATATATTTAGTAACTAAAATTATTGTCGGCTTCCCGTAGATGCGGATGGACCCTGTCCTTACCGGACAAGACCGGACCTTTGAGCGGCCAGGAAATGTTGATGTCCGGGTCGTTCCAGATGATCCCGCGGTCTTCAGCCGGCGAATATTCATTCGTGCACTTGTACATCACATCCGCGGTGTCGCTTAAGACCTGAAAACCGTGGGCGAACCCCGGCGGTACATAGAGCATCAATCGGTTCTCCGCCGAAAGTTCGACACCCATCCATTTCCCATAGAAAGGGGAGCCTTTCCGGATGTCCACGGCAACGTCGTATATCCTGCCCTGCATACACATGACCAGCTTGCCCTGGGCCTTGGGGGTCTTCTGGTAGTGCAGTCCTCTGAGCACCCCTTTTGCTGATCTCGAATAGTTGTCCTGTACCAGATGCCCTTCAATGCCCCCGAGCGTAAAATCCGAGTGTTTATACAGTTCAAAGAAGAAGCCCCGGTCATCTCCGAAGACCTGGGGTTGGACCAGCACGAGGCCGGGTATCTCAAACGATTTGAACTCAAAGGGCATTCGGCACCCCTTGCTCCGCCACCATCCTGAGATAATCGCCATACGCGTTTTTGCTGTGGCTTTCAGCGGCCTTGAGCAGCTTTGTCCTGTCGATGTATCCCAGTTTATAAGCGATCTCCTCGATGCAGGCCATCTTGAGTCCCTGCCGTTTTTCGATGGTTGCGATGAAATCGCCTGCCTCAAGCAGGCTTTCATGGGTCCCGGTATCAAGCCACGCATAACCCCTGCCCATGAGCTCTACCGTCAACCTCTTCTGCTCGAGATAGGAATTGATGACATCCGTGATTTCGATCTCTCCCCGCCATGACGGTTTGATGCTCTTGGCGATCCGGACCACGTCGTTGTCGCAGAAGTACAGTCCGGTGACCGCATACTTTGATTTCGGCTGCTTTGGTTTTTCTTCAACCGATAGCACTTTCCCCTGCTTGTCGAACTCCACGATGCCGTACCGTTCAGGATCTTTCACGTAATAACCGAACACCGTGGCGCCACCGAGGGAATTCACCTTCTTGACCGCCTTGGTGAGCATCTCCGTGAGGCCGTGTCCAAAAAAGATATTATCTCCCAGCACCAGGCAGACGGTGTCATGACCGATGAATTCTTCTCCGATCAGGAATGCCTCAGCGAGGCCGTTCGGCTGCGGCTGTTCCTTGTAGGAAAAACGCAACCCCAGATCCGATCCATCACCGAAGATGTCCTTAAACCTCGGAAGATCAAGCGGCGTTGAGATGATCAGGATATCGCGGATCCCCGCCAGCATGAGCGTCGAAAGCGGGTAATAGATCATGGGTTTGTCGTAGATCGGGAGAAGCTGTTTGCAGACACCCCTGGTGATGGGATAAAGCCGTGTCCCGCTGCCGCCTGCCAAGATGATGCCTTTCATGGACAACACTCCTTATCGGTTACGATTTGGTGAATCGGCTATGAAGCCGGTATCGGTCTGAAATATCGTCTTGCGGTTACGGAGACGACGCCCGTTTCGGTTTTAGGAGTTCGTCGTTCGTCTTAAAACGTCACCGTTGCCTTTTAACACGATACGGGCTTCGTTACCGCTTTACGTGACCGTCGGCATTGACTGCTGCCCCGTCACTTTATCCCGATAGTATTCGATTCTTCAACTCTCCGGGTTTAACAACGGCTGTGCCCACGACTCCGACCACGATCCCCGCTGCATAATTCGAGATCCTGGCGGCATCCACCATGCTTGCGCCGGCCGCCATGCCGAGAGTGAGCG
This portion of the Nitrospirota bacterium genome encodes:
- the rfbA gene encoding glucose-1-phosphate thymidylyltransferase RfbA; its protein translation is MKGIILAGGSGTRLYPITRGVCKQLLPIYDKPMIYYPLSTLMLAGIRDILIISTPLDLPRFKDIFGDGSDLGLRFSYKEQPQPNGLAEAFLIGEEFIGHDTVCLVLGDNIFFGHGLTEMLTKAVKKVNSLGGATVFGYYVKDPERYGIVEFDKQGKVLSVEEKPKQPKSKYAVTGLYFCDNDVVRIAKSIKPSWRGEIEITDVINSYLEQKRLTVELMGRGYAWLDTGTHESLLEAGDFIATIEKRQGLKMACIEEIAYKLGYIDRTKLLKAAESHSKNAYGDYLRMVAEQGVPNAL
- the rfbD gene encoding dTDP-4-dehydrorhamnose reductase gives rise to the protein MKYLITGKNGQLAQAFIKRFEERSIDFSAPDESQLDITNQKVIANVVATLKPDVIINCAAYNLVDKAEQDGDRVFAVNATGPKNLAQAAASQKAILVHFGSDYVFDGTKESGLYLESDPVNPLNEYGKSKLAGELSVLEELDQCLVLRLSWVFGAGKQNFIYKLIEWAKNNEYLKIACDEFSVPTYTGTVVDITLKAIGQGMTGRYHLTNSGFCSRYEWARLILSTIGVDKFIRPVAMDSFNLPAQRPKFSAMSNSKLANHLNVAIPSWEETVRSFLRESASVHE
- the rfbB gene encoding dTDP-glucose 4,6-dehydratase — protein: MNNSKSTKSEQDLVPGTANILVTGGAGFIGSNFIRYVLDKTDFKGTIVNYDKLTYAGNLLNLTDIENKFGGENYFFERGDILDYEKVKQVVTKFKINSIVHFAAESHVDRSIFGPKEFVETNINGTFNLLEASRQLWTGRSDVRFHHISTDEVYGSLGDTGAFFETTSYDPRSPYSASKAASDHLVRAYYHTYGLPVTISNCSNNYGPYHFPEKLIPLIILNALERKPLPVYGDGKNVRDWLYVEDHCEAIWAILNKGIAGETYNIGGECEKQNLEVVNTICEVLEGLSPFRDNSVFRTPNSKLRTYRDLITFVPDRPGHDRRYAINCDKIKNELGWTQRHNFENGLKDTISWYLNNTDWVKSVRSGEYTKWIEKNYSSRL
- the rfbC gene encoding dTDP-4-dehydrorhamnose 3,5-epimerase, with protein sequence MPFEFKSFEIPGLVLVQPQVFGDDRGFFFELYKHSDFTLGGIEGHLVQDNYSRSAKGVLRGLHYQKTPKAQGKLVMCMQGRIYDVAVDIRKGSPFYGKWMGVELSAENRLMLYVPPGFAHGFQVLSDTADVMYKCTNEYSPAEDRGIIWNDPDINISWPLKGPVLSGKDRVHPHLREADNNFSY